From Tsuneonella aeria, one genomic window encodes:
- the hspQ gene encoding heat shock protein HspQ: MHRSQFFSPQAGRTIEAPLHASARFAVGEVVRHRLFDFRGVVFDIDPVFANSEEWYESIPAAVRPSREQPFYHLLAENSESSYVAYVSQQNLMSDAENGPVEHPQVGELFDDFSEGRYRLRRGLSH, encoded by the coding sequence ATGCACCGTTCGCAGTTCTTTTCGCCCCAGGCCGGCCGCACGATCGAGGCGCCGCTTCACGCGTCGGCCCGCTTCGCCGTGGGCGAGGTGGTGCGGCACCGGCTGTTTGATTTTCGCGGCGTCGTGTTCGATATCGACCCGGTCTTCGCCAATAGCGAGGAATGGTACGAATCCATTCCGGCCGCGGTGCGTCCGTCGCGCGAGCAGCCGTTCTATCACCTGCTGGCCGAGAATTCCGAATCGTCCTACGTCGCCTATGTCAGCCAGCAGAACCTGATGTCCGACGCTGAAAACGGCCCGGTGGAACACCCGCAAGTGGGCGAACTGTTCGATGATTTCTCCGAGGGCCGCTACCGCCTCCGGCGCGGTCTTTCGCACTGA